In the genome of Massilibacillus massiliensis, one region contains:
- a CDS encoding ABC transporter ATP-binding protein yields MQYWQSIFIGVLAVLVSTAASLYAPWAMQKLTELITSQDPDLAAKSLHMGLILLATYILRGVCSFIKGYFTHLGAYCYVADLRLALYDKLQNLSLRYFADKQSGQIVSRIARDTVSAERLIAHVLPDLIVNALTLLAVGIMLFTINVKLAVISLLTIPFIIFANVLYSKAALPRWRKNSEIMGIMNGALQDNVSGMKEIQVFNQHDYEKTRMSNIIQKEAKTILAAVKTDEFVIPLIGFFSSLGMVGVMVYGGYLTSIGEMTVAEIVGFTLYLGLFYVPINNLSGINENLNNALAGCERVFEVLDEVSEVQEAPHAKVLQDVKGAVKFDNLTFHYTPGIPVLHNITLTIEPGQTVALVGTTGVGKTTISSLLNRFYDPVAGSILIDGVDIREVTLRSLRDSISMVLQDTFLFNGTVYENIVYGCKEATHEQVLAAAKAANAHAFIMDLENGYDTRIGERGTRLSGGQKQRISIARAVLRNTPILLLDEATSSLDMQTEKEIQTALDEISKQRTTLIIAHRLSTIRHADVIVVLDNNGIAEQGTHDDLLHLGGIYAKLHASQAS; encoded by the coding sequence ATGCAATATTGGCAATCTATTTTTATCGGCGTACTGGCTGTCCTTGTCTCTACTGCTGCCAGTTTATATGCACCTTGGGCCATGCAAAAGCTGACCGAACTCATTACAAGTCAGGACCCCGATCTTGCTGCAAAGTCACTGCACATGGGATTAATCCTCCTCGCCACCTATATCCTGCGCGGCGTATGCTCTTTTATCAAAGGTTACTTTACGCACCTCGGTGCCTATTGTTACGTGGCGGATTTAAGACTTGCCTTATACGACAAATTGCAAAACTTGTCTCTTAGATACTTCGCTGATAAGCAAAGCGGGCAAATTGTCAGCCGCATTGCCAGAGACACGGTCAGTGCAGAACGCCTGATTGCACATGTTCTCCCTGATTTAATTGTCAACGCCCTGACACTCCTTGCTGTAGGTATCATGCTCTTTACCATCAATGTAAAGCTCGCCGTAATCAGCCTCTTGACCATTCCGTTCATTATTTTTGCCAATGTACTATATTCTAAAGCGGCTTTGCCGCGCTGGCGAAAAAATTCAGAAATTATGGGTATCATGAACGGTGCTTTGCAGGATAATGTATCTGGCATGAAAGAAATTCAAGTTTTCAACCAACACGACTATGAGAAGACACGAATGAGCAACATCATTCAGAAAGAAGCCAAAACGATTCTCGCCGCCGTTAAAACCGATGAATTTGTGATTCCACTCATCGGTTTCTTCAGTTCTCTCGGTATGGTTGGGGTAATGGTATACGGAGGTTATCTAACCTCGATCGGGGAGATGACCGTTGCGGAAATTGTCGGGTTTACACTTTATTTAGGATTATTTTATGTTCCTATTAATAATCTCTCCGGCATTAATGAAAATCTTAATAATGCACTTGCCGGATGCGAGCGGGTATTTGAAGTACTCGACGAGGTTTCTGAGGTGCAAGAAGCACCACATGCCAAAGTACTGCAAGACGTGAAAGGTGCAGTGAAATTTGACAATCTAACCTTTCACTATACGCCGGGAATTCCGGTATTACATAACATCACGCTAACAATCGAACCAGGACAGACAGTAGCACTGGTAGGGACTACCGGCGTTGGCAAAACCACGATCAGCAGTCTCCTAAATCGTTTTTATGACCCCGTCGCGGGCTCTATTCTCATTGATGGTGTCGATATCCGAGAGGTAACGCTGCGCAGCTTGCGCGACAGCATCAGCATGGTATTGCAGGACACCTTCCTGTTTAACGGTACAGTATACGAAAACATTGTCTACGGCTGCAAAGAAGCTACTCATGAACAAGTACTCGCAGCTGCGAAAGCCGCTAATGCTCATGCGTTTATCATGGATCTGGAAAACGGCTATGACACACGCATCGGCGAAAGAGGCACTCGACTTTCAGGTGGGCAAAAACAACGAATCTCCATCGCCCGCGCTGTGCTTCGCAATACACCTATTTTACTCCTAGATGAAGCTACCTCTTCATTAGATATGCAAACGGAAAAAGAAATTCAAACTGCACTCGACGAAATATCGAAACAAAGAACAACGCTGATTATCGCCCATCGATTATCCACCATTCGTCATGCCGATGTGATCGTAGTTCTGGACAATAATGGAATAGCAGAACAAGGCACACATGATGACTTACTCCACCTCGGTGGCATATACGCCAAACTCCATGCATCGCAAGCCTCTTAA
- a CDS encoding RNA-binding domain-containing protein has product MELYESETVELKEIYTSDLKKEIVAFANTNGGTIYIGVRDNGEIMGVEHADIVMQQISNSLRDSIRPDVSMFTHIALLQEDKKFLIKLTVSQGTKKPYYLSDKGLKPAGVYVRSGTTSAPASEDAIRMMIKITDGDAFETNRSLVQELTFDRLEEELQKRGLEFTEVQMKNLGILSADDIYTNLGLLVSDQCKHAIKFAIFQGTDKLVFKDRKEFTGSLFAQLTDAYKTIDFYNATKASFHDLLRTDERDYPEDAVREALLNAIVHREYSFSGSTFINLYADRLEIISLGGLVPGLSLEAAMLGASQPRNEKLASLFYRMKLIEAYGTGISKIMSCYKGFTVQPKFENVEGAFRVILPNLHAQKVSVEDEKYLPIIGLFESQREITRSDVENALGIGTTHAIHMLKEMLEKELIKKIGSGKLTRYVEK; this is encoded by the coding sequence ATGGAGCTGTATGAAAGCGAAACAGTTGAGTTAAAAGAGATTTATACTTCTGATTTAAAGAAAGAAATTGTTGCCTTTGCAAATACAAATGGTGGGACAATCTATATCGGAGTCCGGGATAACGGAGAAATCATGGGTGTTGAGCATGCTGACATTGTAATGCAACAAATTTCTAACTCTCTAAGAGATAGTATCAGACCGGATGTTTCGATGTTTACTCATATTGCGTTATTACAAGAAGATAAGAAGTTTCTTATTAAACTGACGGTTAGCCAAGGTACGAAAAAGCCTTATTATCTGTCAGATAAAGGTCTTAAGCCAGCAGGTGTATATGTTAGAAGTGGAACAACCTCTGCCCCCGCATCTGAAGATGCTATCCGTATGATGATAAAAATAACAGATGGTGATGCATTTGAGACAAATCGTTCTCTAGTTCAGGAGTTGACTTTTGATAGATTAGAAGAGGAGTTGCAAAAAAGGGGTTTAGAATTTACTGAAGTACAGATGAAGAACTTAGGCATTCTTTCTGCTGATGATATTTATACCAATTTGGGGTTGCTTGTTTCAGATCAATGCAAACACGCAATCAAATTTGCAATTTTCCAAGGCACAGATAAGTTAGTGTTTAAGGATAGAAAAGAATTTACTGGTTCCCTATTTGCGCAGCTCACAGACGCCTATAAAACCATTGATTTTTATAATGCTACAAAAGCCTCCTTTCATGATTTGCTGCGTACAGATGAACGGGATTATCCAGAAGATGCTGTTCGTGAAGCATTGCTGAATGCCATTGTTCATCGAGAATATTCCTTTAGTGGCAGTACCTTCATAAATCTATATGCTGACCGTTTAGAGATAATTTCCTTAGGTGGACTAGTACCCGGATTATCTTTAGAGGCAGCGATGTTGGGAGCGTCTCAGCCTAGAAATGAAAAGCTTGCAAGCTTATTTTACAGAATGAAATTGATTGAAGCATACGGCACAGGTATTAGCAAGATTATGAGTTGCTATAAAGGTTTTACGGTGCAACCCAAGTTTGAAAATGTGGAAGGTGCATTTAGGGTGATTTTACCTAACCTACATGCCCAAAAAGTAAGTGTAGAAGATGAAAAATATTTACCGATAATTGGATTGTTTGAAAGTCAGAGAGAAATCACGCGTAGTGATGTTGAAAATGCCCTTGGGATTGGAACAACACACGCAATTCATATGCTCAAGGAAATGTTGGAAAAAGAGCTTATCAAAAAAATTGGTAGTGGTAAGTTGACGAGATATGTGGAGAAGTAA
- a CDS encoding IS3 family transposase (programmed frameshift) yields MTVEKRPRRSYTDEFKKQVVQLYNNGKRKCDIIREYDIASSLLDKWIQQANNSGSFKEKDNLTTEQIELIELRKRNKYLEMENDIFKASSADLRTKVNVIKANIHKYSVSAMCKVLQIPRSTYYYEAKANPDESKLVANIVDIFKASRNNYGTRKIKSDLKDRNIIASRRRIGRIMRQEGLISSYTTAQFRPQKDTCNESKTKNVVDRQFSEQPYRNAIVSDLTYVRVGMSWNYICVLIDLFNREIIGYSAGRNKTADLVKQAFQTVRGNLKDIQIFHTDRGNEFKNRTIEEILEAFEIQRSLSHKGCPYDNAVAEATFKIIKTEFIRNQTFHSLNHLQIELADYVNWFNNHRIHSSLGYLTPVKYRINTLKKVV; encoded by the exons ATGACTGTTGAAAAACGCCCTCGTCGTAGCTATACGGACGAATTCAAAAAACAAGTTGTACAATTATATAATAACGGAAAACGTAAGTGTGACATTATTCGTGAATATGATATCGCATCGTCCTTGCTTGACAAATGGATTCAGCAAGCTAACAATAGTGGCTCTTTCAAGGAGAAAGATAATCTTACAACTGAACAGATAGAACTGATTGAGCTTCGCAAACGGAACAAATATCTTGAAATGGAGAATGATATTT TTAAAGCAAGCAGCGCTGATCTTAGGACGAAAGTAAATGTGATTAAAGCCAATATCCACAAATACTCTGTATCAGCAATGTGTAAAGTCCTACAAATTCCAAGAAGCACCTATTATTATGAGGCAAAAGCAAATCCAGATGAATCTAAGCTGGTGGCAAATATTGTTGATATATTTAAAGCAAGCCGAAATAATTATGGAACCCGAAAAATAAAATCAGATTTAAAAGATAGAAATATCATTGCTTCACGCCGCCGCATCGGCAGAATCATGAGGCAGGAAGGACTGATTTCAAGTTATACGACTGCCCAGTTCCGTCCTCAAAAGGATACTTGTAATGAATCAAAAACCAAAAATGTTGTTGACCGCCAGTTCAGTGAACAACCATATAGAAATGCTATTGTAAGCGATTTAACATATGTCAGAGTCGGCATGAGCTGGAACTACATTTGTGTGCTTATTGACCTCTTTAATAGAGAAATAATTGGTTACAGTGCCGGACGTAATAAAACAGCAGACCTTGTAAAACAGGCATTTCAGACTGTAAGGGGAAATCTGAAAGATATCCAGATATTTCACACGGACCGTGGCAACGAATTTAAAAATCGGACCATTGAAGAAATCTTGGAAGCATTTGAAATTCAGCGTTCTCTCAGTCATAAAGGGTGTCCTTATGATAATGCAGTGGCAGAAGCAACATTTAAAATAATCAAAACAGAATTTATCAGGAACCAGACTTTTCACAGCTTAAACCATCTGCAGATTGAGTTAGCTGATTATGTAAATTGGTTCAACAATCATAGGATTCATTCTTCACTAGGATATCTAACACCGGTGAAGTATAGAATAAATACCCTTAAAAAAGTTGTCTAA
- a CDS encoding YciI family protein produces the protein MKYYLVRYLHTDLIGWEKHVNAHIEYLEQLVEHKKLIVSGPIKDSKNGEKEALLIFYVEDLNELQNLIQKDPFWYEGLVANYNMNEWDPMFGSLGKS, from the coding sequence ATGAAGTATTACTTAGTTAGATATTTACACACAGATTTAATTGGGTGGGAAAAGCATGTAAACGCCCATATAGAATATTTAGAGCAGCTCGTCGAACATAAAAAACTTATCGTATCCGGCCCCATCAAAGACAGTAAAAATGGAGAAAAAGAAGCATTGCTCATCTTCTATGTTGAAGATCTTAATGAATTACAAAATTTAATACAAAAAGATCCATTTTGGTATGAAGGTTTAGTAGCTAATTACAATATGAATGAATGGGATCCAATGTTCGGTTCCCTCGGCAAATCATAA
- a CDS encoding nitroreductase family protein: MSFLELAQKRFSVRKFSNKKVEKDTLNLILEAGRIAPTACNYQPQRILILDNDEDLSKLSLCTPYKFNQQLALIVCYDKTISWKRSFDGKDEGEIDASIVATHMMLQASESGIGSTWVGHFDPEKIKNTFDIPENIIPVAILLMGYPADDAVPNKLHHQRFDISQTTFYGSFDNKK; encoded by the coding sequence ATGAGTTTTTTAGAATTAGCACAAAAGCGCTTTTCTGTTCGAAAATTTAGCAATAAGAAAGTAGAGAAGGATACGTTAAATTTAATCCTTGAAGCAGGACGCATTGCCCCTACTGCTTGTAACTACCAACCGCAAAGAATCCTTATTCTTGATAACGATGAAGATTTATCGAAGCTCAGCCTTTGCACACCATACAAGTTTAACCAACAGTTGGCTTTAATCGTCTGCTATGACAAAACTATAAGCTGGAAAAGAAGCTTTGATGGGAAAGATGAGGGCGAGATTGATGCAAGTATTGTCGCAACTCACATGATGCTGCAAGCTTCTGAATCGGGCATTGGATCTACATGGGTTGGTCATTTTGATCCGGAAAAAATTAAAAATACTTTTGATATCCCGGAAAATATAATTCCGGTTGCAATTCTGTTAATGGGATATCCCGCTGACGATGCCGTTCCGAACAAATTGCATCATCAACGTTTCGACATTTCGCAGACCACTTTTTATGGATCTTTTGACAATAAGAAATAA
- a CDS encoding SMI1/KNR4 family protein: MKKYFDKFDFSSFWDDRDYAVKNYVSEKPSDELIESIEAELGYKLPASYIEMMKIHNGGIPLNTCFPTTVSTSWAEDHVAITGIMGIGREKRYSLCGDFGSPFMIEEWGYPDFGVVICDCPSAGHDVVMLDYRKCGKKGEPEVVHVDQECDYKVTFLAENFETFIRGLVNEEDYDDSEERKQVELEKVKYSAFSPLLTKLCENVVEVENIEEKIRIVCRKMVEEKGYFALHADEISMLMYDLQFWLYTKSESNTCRDQYLKDYKMILAFSGEFSTGGYAPQFITDWLDDRINKGWIFQTNQGIQFTKEAEAKLLSALAFHAEE, from the coding sequence ATGAAAAAGTATTTTGACAAGTTTGATTTCTCAAGTTTTTGGGATGATCGAGATTATGCGGTTAAAAATTATGTAAGTGAGAAACCGTCGGACGAACTCATAGAATCTATTGAAGCGGAGCTAGGATACAAATTGCCAGCTTCCTATATCGAAATGATGAAGATTCATAACGGAGGAATACCTTTAAACACTTGTTTTCCGACGACAGTGTCGACTTCATGGGCAGAAGATCATGTTGCGATTACAGGGATTATGGGGATTGGAAGAGAAAAGAGGTACTCTCTTTGTGGTGATTTTGGCAGTCCATTTATGATTGAGGAATGGGGGTATCCAGATTTTGGGGTCGTGATTTGTGATTGTCCATCTGCCGGACATGATGTGGTAATGCTGGATTATCGTAAGTGTGGTAAAAAAGGAGAGCCAGAGGTTGTTCATGTGGATCAGGAGTGTGATTACAAGGTTACCTTCCTAGCTGAAAATTTTGAAACTTTTATTCGCGGTCTGGTAAATGAGGAAGACTATGACGACTCTGAAGAGCGTAAACAGGTTGAACTTGAGAAAGTGAAATATAGTGCATTTTCGCCGTTGTTGACAAAACTTTGCGAAAATGTAGTAGAGGTTGAAAATATAGAAGAGAAAATTCGAATTGTATGCCGAAAAATGGTGGAGGAGAAGGGGTATTTTGCTCTACATGCAGATGAAATTTCTATGTTGATGTATGATTTGCAATTTTGGTTGTATACCAAATCAGAATCCAATACTTGTCGAGATCAGTACCTAAAAGATTATAAAATGATATTAGCCTTTAGTGGTGAATTTAGCACAGGAGGATATGCTCCTCAATTTATAACTGATTGGCTGGATGATCGTATAAATAAAGGTTGGATTTTTCAAACAAACCAAGGTATCCAGTTTACTAAAGAGGCAGAGGCTAAACTGTTGTCAGCTTTAGCTTTTCATGCGGAAGAGTGA